A stretch of DNA from candidate division TA06 bacterium:
GGGAGGAACCGTCAGGAGGTTGTACACAGCTCCACACTTCAGACAGACCCTTCTTGCGGAAAGCCTCTTCACGATCACATCATCTTCAATCTCAAAGGCTAAGACAGCGTCTATCTCTGAACCTTTCTCCTTCAGTAGGAGATCGAACTCCTGAGCCTGAGCCACAGTCCTGGGAAAACCATCCATTATGTATCCAGAAGATGATTCTTCTTTCTCAAGTCTCTTTTGAATGATTTCCAAGATAGTCCCGTCAGGCACGAGTTCGCCCCTCTCCATTATGTCTTTCACCTTCTTACCCAGTTCTGTCCCGAGACTCACTTCTTCCCTGAGTATATCTCCAGTTGATATTCTCGCCGGCCCATAATCCTCAGATATCTTTTCTGCCTGCGTACCTTTTCCACAACCAGGAGGGCCGAGGAGAACAAACCGGAGCAGATTATCACCTTCTTCCTCTTAGCTTCCCCTTTTTCAAGAAGCCCTCATAATGCCTCATCATGAGCTGCGCTTCTATCTGCTGAACCGTGTCGAGCGCGACTCCGACTATGATAAGGAGTGTCGTCCCGCCAAAATAGACAGGAACTCCGGTGACCCTCATGAGATAAATAGGCAAAATTGCTATGAATGCAAAGAATACAGCCCCTGGCAGAGTTATCCGCGTCAGGATCCTGTCAATATACTCTGATGTTCTCGTGCCGGGTCTGATTCCCGGTATGAATCCCCCGTACTTCTTCATGTTGTCAGCCAAGTCCACGGGATTGATGACAATTGCCGTATAGAAATAAGCGAAGAAGACTATCAAAGCAGCATATATTGACGTATACAGCCATGTTCCGGGCTGCATCAGCCCGGAAATAGCTTCAGCCCAGGTCGTCTTCAAAAAGAAACTGGTAAGAGTTGTAGGAAACATTATTATCGACTGGGCAAAGATAATAGGAATCACTCCCGCAGAATTTATGTTAAGCGGTAAATGGGTGGCCTGACCTCCATATATCTTTCTTCCGATCACCCTCTTTGCGTACTGAACCGGTACCCTCCGCTGAGCCTGGGTGATGAACACTACCGCAGCAGTTATCCCAACCATGAATGCGAGAACAAATGCGAGTACCACTGGGCTTAATGCACCAGCAAACAGCTTCCTGAGGGTGTTCATTGCGTATCTGGGGATCTGGTCCAGACATCCTACGAATATTATCAGAGATATGCCGTTCCCGATTCCTTTCTCCGTTATCTGTTCCCCCAGCCACATAATGAATATGGTTCCTGAGGCCAGGGTCAATACAGTAAGCATTCTGAATCCCATCCCCGGGAAAGGAACTACAGGCTGACCTCCTGTGCCCGTGAGCTGCTCCAGGAAGATGCTGATTCCATACCCCTGAACAGCTGCCAGGCCAACCGTTGCATACCTGGTGTACTGGGTTATCTTCCTTCTCCCTTCTTCCCCTTCCTTTTGAAGCTTCTCCAGATATGGTATTACTGCAGTGAGAAGCTGGAATATGATGGAGGAGCTTATGTAAGGCATAATCCCAAGAGCAAAAATGGTCGCCCGTCTGAGGGATC
This window harbors:
- a CDS encoding adenylate kinase, yielding MLRFVLLGPPGCGKGTQAEKISEDYGPARISTGDILREEVSLGTELGKKVKDIMERGELVPDGTILEIIQKRLEKEESSSGYIMDGFPRTVAQAQEFDLLLKEKGSEIDAVLAFEIEDDVIVKRLSARRVCLKCGAVYNLLTVPPRKDGICDSCGGALVLRDDDREETIRERLRVYRRQTKPVKEYYAKAGLLCEIDADGTVGEVYEKVKSVIRRLA
- the secY gene encoding preprotein translocase subunit SecY, which translates into the protein MFRTFSNIFKIPDLRKRVLFTLAILVVYRIGGHIPSPGIDAKALGVFFQQAQGTILGLYDLFVGGSLRRATIFALGIMPYISSSIIFQLLTAVIPYLEKLQKEGEEGRRKITQYTRYATVGLAAVQGYGISIFLEQLTGTGGQPVVPFPGMGFRMLTVLTLASGTIFIMWLGEQITEKGIGNGISLIIFVGCLDQIPRYAMNTLRKLFAGALSPVVLAFVLAFMVGITAAVVFITQAQRRVPVQYAKRVIGRKIYGGQATHLPLNINSAGVIPIIFAQSIIMFPTTLTSFFLKTTWAEAISGLMQPGTWLYTSIYAALIVFFAYFYTAIVINPVDLADNMKKYGGFIPGIRPGTRTSEYIDRILTRITLPGAVFFAFIAILPIYLMRVTGVPVYFGGTTLLIIVGVALDTVQQIEAQLMMRHYEGFLKKGKLRGRR